The proteins below are encoded in one region of Sphingobacterium sp. R2:
- a CDS encoding glycoside hydrolase family 26 protein — protein sequence MMAKKSYLLLITLCFYLCCCSKNNAEIINGSAEVQSLDAAFMQVSKAAVAGTTYEAEVYLPYAGGNGAAFENGASIASTGVLGLTATLQQGRLEKGYGSLLYKISGIPAQAGTASFNLTFGGKSNVVALEVNQKTDASMLYWGFFDDSGTPMSFYNGFGKNPSMAMMFNGWTADGSREFPSAFCQQASAAGYVPHVTWEPMMGLDELMSGKYDNDIKRYGEALAKFGKPVVLRFAHEFNGDWYPWSMQNDQVVPVATYIKAFRYVHDKVRAAGGTNARWAWAPNNANGNKNPQSVESYYPGDDYVDLIGMDGYNFGTSQSWSTWQSFAQVFGPLYNKLTTAFPNKPIFIAEMGCSSTGGDKAAWINDMFVQLETQFPKIKSFVWFNINKETDWRFTNGQDAIDAFKNGLSNARVGVDPTLGGVIQ from the coding sequence ATGATGGCTAAAAAATCTTATTTATTGCTTATAACACTTTGTTTTTACCTGTGCTGCTGCTCGAAAAACAATGCCGAAATTATTAACGGATCTGCTGAGGTGCAGTCTTTGGATGCGGCATTTATGCAAGTGTCAAAAGCTGCGGTTGCAGGAACTACGTACGAGGCAGAGGTGTATCTTCCGTATGCTGGTGGTAATGGGGCAGCCTTTGAAAATGGAGCGTCCATTGCTTCAACGGGTGTGTTGGGCTTGACGGCGACTTTGCAGCAAGGGCGTTTGGAAAAAGGCTATGGTTCATTGCTGTATAAAATAAGTGGTATCCCGGCACAGGCGGGGACAGCATCTTTTAATTTAACTTTTGGTGGTAAATCGAATGTTGTTGCGCTCGAAGTCAATCAAAAAACTGATGCTAGCATGCTTTACTGGGGATTCTTTGATGACTCGGGGACGCCGATGTCTTTCTACAACGGCTTTGGTAAGAATCCGAGTATGGCCATGATGTTTAATGGCTGGACTGCGGATGGTAGTCGCGAATTTCCTTCGGCATTTTGCCAGCAAGCTTCCGCAGCGGGCTATGTACCACACGTAACCTGGGAACCCATGATGGGCCTCGATGAATTGATGTCCGGAAAATACGATAACGACATCAAACGCTATGGGGAAGCATTGGCCAAATTTGGTAAGCCGGTCGTATTGCGATTTGCACATGAATTTAATGGGGACTGGTATCCCTGGAGCATGCAGAATGATCAGGTGGTACCCGTAGCTACGTATATCAAAGCCTTTCGCTATGTGCACGATAAAGTGCGCGCGGCAGGCGGTACAAATGCACGTTGGGCCTGGGCACCTAATAATGCCAATGGCAATAAAAATCCGCAATCGGTAGAATCCTACTACCCGGGTGATGATTATGTGGATTTGATCGGTATGGACGGATACAATTTTGGGACCTCTCAGAGCTGGTCTACCTGGCAGTCCTTCGCGCAGGTTTTTGGTCCACTTTATAACAAGTTAACTACTGCTTTCCCGAACAAACCTATTTTTATTGCTGAAATGGGCTGTTCTTCGACGGGCGGTGATAAAGCCGCATGGATCAACGATATGTTTGTGCAGCTGGAAACGCAGTTTCCAAAAATAAAAAGTTTTGTATGGTTTAATATCAATAAGGAAACAGACTGGCGCTTTACCAACGGACAGGATGCGATAGATGCATTTAAAAATGGCCTAAGTAATGCTAGGGTAGGGGTAGACCCAACACTGGGTGGTGTGATCCAGTAA
- a CDS encoding ABC transporter permease subunit, which translates to MMNVLINKEVATHIRSWRFIVLILLIVLTFGASLYVSSSGLKEAVGNMKDPDQSFLYLKLLTTTDNSIPPFHVFLNFLAPLLGIALGFDAINSEYNSGTLTRLVAQPIYRDSLLISKFLAPLIVVSTLFTALVLLMIGGGLLGTGVRIEPQELLRILGFTLISILYVAFWLSLSILLSIRFRQPATSALTAIGIWLFFTVFFPILVNLAIRPFLPNPNYISEQEYLSYNELILNLLRLSPSQLYTDATTTLLMPSVRSLGPIAMEQMVGAIPAPLSFRESFLMVWPQISGLTAAMMICFAWSYFIFMRREIRN; encoded by the coding sequence ATGATGAATGTATTGATCAATAAGGAGGTTGCCACACATATCCGCAGCTGGCGCTTTATCGTGCTGATCCTGCTGATTGTACTGACATTTGGCGCATCCCTGTATGTTTCATCTTCAGGACTTAAAGAAGCTGTCGGTAATATGAAAGATCCCGACCAGTCATTCCTTTACCTCAAGCTGCTTACAACGACGGATAACTCGATCCCTCCATTCCATGTGTTTCTGAATTTTTTGGCTCCCCTATTGGGTATAGCCCTTGGCTTTGATGCCATTAATTCAGAGTATAACAGTGGTACTTTAACACGACTTGTGGCACAGCCCATCTACCGCGATAGCCTTTTAATTTCCAAGTTTCTTGCTCCACTGATTGTTGTGAGCACCCTGTTTACCGCACTCGTCTTGCTCATGATCGGGGGAGGACTACTTGGGACAGGTGTGCGGATAGAACCACAGGAACTCCTGCGCATCCTAGGATTCACCCTGATCAGCATACTATATGTTGCCTTTTGGCTCAGTCTGTCGATATTGCTTTCCATTCGTTTTAGGCAGCCGGCAACTTCAGCGTTGACAGCCATCGGCATCTGGCTGTTTTTTACAGTATTTTTTCCGATTTTGGTCAACTTGGCCATACGGCCATTTTTACCCAATCCCAATTACATTTCAGAGCAGGAATACCTGAGCTACAACGAGCTCATTCTTAACCTGCTCCGCCTTTCGCCCAGCCAGCTTTACACCGATGCCACTACGACCTTATTGATGCCATCGGTACGCAGCCTCGGCCCCATTGCCATGGAACAAATGGTTGGCGCCATTCCGGCACCACTTTCCTTTCGCGAGAGTTTCCTGATGGTATGGCCGCAGATCAGTGGGCTTACAGCAGCCATGATGATCTGCTTTGCTTGGTCCTATTTCATTTTTATGCGAAGAGAAATTCGGAATTAG
- a CDS encoding ABC transporter ATP-binding protein — protein sequence MIIPKTLNMKDPIIQLSSLTKSYGKTKAVDALDLKIYPGEIFGLLGPNGAGKTTSILMMLGLTEPSSGKAYVCGHDATRNPIAVKRKVGYLPDNVGFYPEMTALENLSFIAELNGLTRAQARIKSQEMLQTVGLANEMHKKTAAFSRGMKQRLGLAEVLIKAPAVAILDEPTLGIDPKGVDEFLELIKQLSREQNLTVLLSSHHLHQVQRVCDRVGIFVGGKLLVEGSIDSLANNLQQQEGVSTVIMLEKSGDSKRFEAALQELPGLRTLSLEGDSIKLKSEKDNTAEAVRILVQHGAAIVSVQRNDYALDQIYHTYFENSKL from the coding sequence TTGATAATCCCAAAGACTCTCAACATGAAGGATCCTATTATTCAATTGTCAAGTTTGACAAAGAGCTATGGCAAAACGAAAGCAGTGGACGCTTTGGACCTAAAGATTTATCCGGGTGAAATCTTTGGACTTCTAGGTCCCAACGGAGCAGGTAAAACGACGAGTATCTTAATGATGCTCGGACTTACCGAGCCGAGCTCTGGTAAAGCCTACGTCTGCGGACATGATGCCACAAGAAATCCTATCGCTGTCAAAAGAAAGGTAGGCTACCTACCCGACAATGTGGGTTTTTATCCCGAAATGACCGCTTTGGAAAACTTAAGTTTTATCGCGGAACTCAATGGGCTAACAAGAGCTCAAGCGCGCATTAAGTCGCAGGAAATGCTCCAAACAGTGGGATTGGCAAACGAAATGCACAAAAAAACCGCAGCCTTTTCGCGTGGAATGAAACAGCGACTCGGCCTAGCGGAAGTGCTCATCAAAGCACCCGCCGTCGCTATCCTCGACGAACCAACTCTGGGTATTGACCCCAAAGGTGTGGACGAATTTTTGGAACTGATCAAACAGCTCAGCAGAGAGCAGAACCTGACCGTACTGCTCTCCTCGCACCATCTTCATCAAGTGCAACGTGTATGCGATCGAGTAGGTATCTTTGTCGGCGGTAAACTGCTGGTCGAAGGTTCCATCGACAGCCTGGCCAACAACCTCCAGCAGCAAGAAGGCGTCAGTACAGTTATCATGCTCGAAAAAAGTGGCGACAGTAAACGTTTTGAAGCGGCGCTCCAAGAACTCCCCGGGCTTCGGACTCTTTCTTTAGAAGGTGACAGTATTAAGCTGAAATCAGAAAAAGACAACACCGCCGAAGCCGTCCGCATCCTGGTACAGCATGGCGCTGCAATTGTCTCCGTACAGCGCAATGATTATGCGCTTGACCAAATCTATCATACGTATTTCGAAAATAGTAAATTATAA
- a CDS encoding NEW3 domain-containing protein gives MFTKLLITNQRPRLSFRPFFAALVVFANSFYLSAQVAAPSKSSFEARLLNIEAPSNEPFRYSTTLTNASSQTLIYNLDAQLPQGWQISYRVDGSLVTSIQMQPGKTQEIGIEISCPITAKPDKYKIPLKATSPIDNFQLELEAVVKGSYALEMTTPTGRLSDEVVSGSNKEIVLQLKNTGTLPLNTLELGSQLPTRWEATFTPATIKQLEAGKSVDVKVDLKVPDKTIAGDYAAKFDVKSANSNTDLSFRIIVKTSLLSGWIGLLVIFVAIGLIYYLIRKYGRR, from the coding sequence ATGTTTACAAAATTACTAATTACAAACCAACGCCCACGTCTATCTTTCAGGCCTTTTTTTGCTGCACTTGTGGTGTTTGCAAACAGTTTTTATCTCTCAGCTCAGGTTGCTGCTCCCAGCAAATCAAGCTTCGAAGCAAGGTTGCTCAATATCGAAGCTCCCAGCAATGAACCATTTCGCTACAGCACCACGCTAACCAACGCAAGTAGCCAGACCCTTATTTACAACTTAGATGCACAGCTACCGCAAGGTTGGCAGATCAGCTACCGTGTAGACGGATCGCTGGTAACTTCCATTCAGATGCAACCGGGTAAAACGCAAGAAATCGGCATCGAAATTAGTTGCCCAATTACTGCTAAACCCGATAAATATAAAATTCCGCTCAAAGCAACTTCACCAATAGACAATTTCCAACTGGAATTGGAAGCTGTCGTAAAGGGTTCTTATGCGCTGGAGATGACTACACCTACCGGCAGGCTCAGTGACGAAGTCGTATCAGGCAGTAACAAAGAAATTGTTCTGCAACTTAAAAACACAGGAACACTTCCCCTCAACACCTTGGAATTGGGATCGCAACTGCCCACCCGCTGGGAAGCCACATTCACCCCGGCTACCATCAAGCAACTTGAAGCGGGGAAATCCGTTGATGTCAAAGTAGATCTTAAAGTTCCGGATAAAACAATCGCTGGTGACTATGCGGCTAAATTCGATGTCAAGTCCGCCAACAGCAATACAGATCTTTCGTTTCGCATTATTGTTAAAACTTCGCTACTCTCTGGCTGGATCGGACTATTGGTCATCTTCGTGGCAATAGGACTGATCTATTACCTCATCCGAAAATATGGAAGAAGATAA
- a CDS encoding Hsp20/alpha crystallin family protein: MKLAKRNWNNLSMFSPMFDDFNRELLNWGNKNYSPTSTTVPAVNIKENGDNFEVEVAAPGMAKEDFKITLDGNLLTISSAKEEQHEEQKDNYTRREFSYQSFQRSFELQKDVVDQDNIEAHYENGMLKLTIPKKEEAKQKEPRTIYIS; encoded by the coding sequence ATGAAATTAGCAAAAAGAAACTGGAACAATTTATCGATGTTCTCGCCCATGTTTGATGATTTTAACCGTGAACTTTTAAACTGGGGCAACAAAAACTACTCGCCTACCAGCACCACGGTCCCCGCAGTAAACATCAAGGAAAATGGCGACAACTTTGAAGTTGAAGTGGCAGCACCAGGAATGGCCAAAGAAGATTTTAAGATTACGCTTGATGGCAATCTTCTAACCATTTCCTCCGCCAAGGAAGAACAGCATGAAGAACAAAAAGACAATTATACGCGTCGGGAATTCAGCTATCAATCTTTCCAACGGAGTTTCGAGCTGCAAAAAGATGTGGTGGATCAGGATAACATCGAGGCGCATTATGAAAATGGTATGCTCAAACTGACAATTCCTAAAAAAGAGGAAGCCAAACAAAAGGAACCTCGAACAATTTACATATCCTAA
- the cobA gene encoding uroporphyrinogen-III C-methyltransferase — MENLKQKTLFIVGSGPGDPELLTIKAYKAIKNAQVLLYDNLINREILQIADKNCKIHYVGKHPYGKYVPQQDINELILYYCSKFERVVRLKGGDPYLFGRGFEEWLTVQHRSINISYIPGISSMQGAGLNDIPLTHRGVSEGVWALTGMKKDGTLSADLPLAVQSRSTVVIYMGMRKLDEIARTYVLYGKGETPAAIIQHASLPQQKQVCCKVKDLVMISKVHNMGHPAIIVIGAVVDLQHTLAVAAEQRHII, encoded by the coding sequence ATGGAGAATTTAAAGCAAAAAACCCTATTTATAGTAGGATCCGGACCTGGAGATCCAGAATTATTGACAATAAAAGCTTATAAAGCGATAAAAAATGCTCAAGTACTCTTATATGACAACTTAATTAATAGGGAAATCCTACAAATAGCAGACAAAAACTGTAAAATACACTATGTTGGAAAACATCCTTATGGAAAATACGTCCCACAGCAGGATATAAATGAACTTATCTTATATTATTGTAGCAAATTCGAACGAGTGGTACGACTTAAGGGCGGAGATCCCTATCTTTTTGGACGTGGTTTTGAAGAATGGCTTACCGTACAACACCGATCTATTAACATCAGCTACATTCCGGGCATCAGCAGCATGCAAGGCGCTGGACTCAACGACATTCCGCTAACACACCGTGGTGTAAGTGAAGGGGTATGGGCATTGACGGGTATGAAAAAAGATGGAACACTTTCTGCCGATCTGCCGCTCGCCGTTCAAAGCAGATCGACCGTAGTCATTTATATGGGAATGCGTAAACTCGACGAAATCGCACGCACCTACGTACTATACGGAAAAGGGGAAACACCAGCTGCCATTATACAGCATGCAAGTTTGCCACAGCAAAAACAAGTATGCTGCAAAGTCAAAGATCTTGTCATGATAAGCAAAGTACATAACATGGGGCATCCGGCGATAATCGTCATCGGAGCGGTTGTAGACTTGCAGCATACATTGGCGGTAGCTGCCGAGCAACGGCACATCATCTAG
- the nirB gene encoding nitrite reductase large subunit NirB, giving the protein MDKKKVVIVGNGMVGNKICEKLKQKSNDLDIVVFSEEQIRAYDRVHLTDYFKYSSVTELFLLKNEWYTENNIEIHLGDPVVGINVIEKEVASLKGITVKYDYLVFATGSAPFVPPIPGIDKEGVFLYRTIEDLELIKAYAAKVKTGAVMGGGLLGLEAAKALVDLGLKETAVIEFAPRLMPRQIDDNASKLLQHKLAALGLTCFLQKSTSQLLGDHHLTGIAFNDGTSLETDLLVISAGIRPRDELAKKIGLAVGERGGIRVNAQMQTSDPAIYAIGECALVEDMVYGLVAPGYEMAEIAAAHIVGDIKSFKGFDMSTKLKLMGVDVASFGDPFISEPYAHTIVLEDRNKGIYKRLNISTDGTRLLGGILVGEAASYNMLLQTVNNSLPLAEHPELLLFGQQRDSKAPSSGLEALPDDALICSCEGVTKAAICNAVATRDCENADAVKKCTRAGSGCGGCVPMVKDLVNYTMKQQGKYIRSTICEHFDLSRQELYDLIKIHELKSYDRVLDALGHGHGCEVCKPLISSLLASLWNEMILGKGNDVAQDSNDRYLANLQKGGTYSVVPRIPGGEITPDKLIVIGEVAKKYNLYTKITGGQRIDLFGAHLNDLPFIWEELITAGFESGHAYGKALRTVKSCVGSTWCRFGLHDSVSFAIRIEERYRGLRAPHKIKSAVSGCIRECAEAQSKDFGIIATEKGWNLYVCGNGGSKPQHALLLASDIDSETCIRYIDRFLMFYIRTADPLTRTATWLNKMEGGIDYLRNVVVGDSLGMGDTWEQDMQLLVDSYRCEWKAAVEDPEIRKRFVHFVNAPDEKDDTVRFESFRGQKKAADWNIRTY; this is encoded by the coding sequence ATGGATAAAAAAAAGGTTGTTATTGTCGGAAATGGGATGGTCGGTAATAAGATTTGTGAAAAATTAAAGCAGAAATCGAATGATTTAGATATCGTTGTCTTCTCGGAAGAGCAAATTCGAGCCTATGATCGTGTGCATTTGACTGATTATTTTAAATATTCTTCAGTTACAGAACTTTTTTTGTTGAAAAATGAGTGGTACACTGAAAATAATATAGAAATCCATCTAGGTGATCCCGTTGTCGGTATAAATGTTATAGAAAAAGAAGTTGCATCTCTAAAGGGGATTACCGTGAAATATGATTATTTAGTTTTTGCAACAGGTTCTGCACCTTTTGTTCCTCCAATACCTGGTATCGACAAAGAAGGTGTATTCCTCTACCGTACAATTGAAGACCTGGAATTGATTAAAGCATATGCGGCTAAAGTCAAGACAGGTGCAGTTATGGGCGGGGGACTTTTAGGACTGGAAGCGGCTAAAGCATTGGTAGACCTTGGTCTTAAAGAAACGGCTGTGATTGAATTTGCCCCGCGTCTGATGCCCCGTCAGATTGACGATAATGCCAGTAAACTTTTGCAGCATAAGTTAGCAGCATTGGGTTTGACTTGCTTCTTGCAAAAATCCACAAGCCAGCTGTTGGGTGATCATCATCTCACTGGAATCGCTTTTAACGACGGGACCTCGCTGGAGACAGATCTATTGGTAATATCTGCTGGTATACGTCCCCGTGATGAGCTTGCCAAGAAAATAGGCCTTGCGGTCGGCGAGCGTGGCGGAATACGAGTTAACGCACAGATGCAGACCTCGGATCCTGCGATTTATGCAATCGGCGAATGTGCCTTGGTGGAAGATATGGTCTATGGACTGGTTGCACCGGGTTATGAGATGGCTGAAATTGCGGCGGCTCATATCGTAGGTGATATCAAATCCTTTAAGGGGTTTGATATGAGTACCAAGCTAAAATTGATGGGAGTTGATGTAGCGAGTTTCGGAGATCCTTTTATCAGCGAACCTTATGCGCATACGATCGTACTGGAGGATCGCAATAAGGGGATTTATAAGCGATTGAATATCAGTACAGACGGCACGCGCCTACTGGGCGGGATACTCGTCGGAGAAGCTGCAAGTTATAACATGTTGCTTCAGACGGTTAATAATAGTTTGCCGTTGGCAGAACACCCAGAACTTCTCCTTTTTGGGCAACAGCGTGACAGTAAAGCGCCTTCTTCTGGTCTGGAAGCTCTTCCGGATGATGCATTGATCTGCAGTTGCGAAGGTGTCACCAAAGCCGCAATCTGCAACGCGGTGGCCACAAGAGATTGTGAAAATGCGGATGCAGTGAAGAAATGTACCAGAGCGGGGTCGGGATGTGGAGGTTGTGTGCCTATGGTCAAAGACCTGGTCAACTACACCATGAAACAGCAAGGAAAATATATTCGGAGTACCATCTGCGAGCATTTCGACCTGAGTCGCCAGGAACTTTATGACCTGATCAAGATCCACGAACTGAAAAGTTACGATCGGGTGTTGGATGCACTGGGACATGGGCATGGATGCGAAGTCTGTAAACCTTTAATCTCTTCCTTGCTTGCCAGTCTCTGGAATGAAATGATTTTGGGAAAGGGCAATGATGTGGCTCAGGACAGCAATGACCGTTACCTGGCCAACTTACAGAAGGGCGGGACGTATTCAGTTGTTCCGCGTATTCCAGGAGGTGAAATTACTCCCGATAAACTGATTGTAATCGGGGAGGTGGCTAAGAAATACAATCTGTATACAAAAATTACTGGTGGACAGCGCATCGACCTATTTGGTGCACATCTCAATGATTTGCCCTTTATCTGGGAAGAGCTCATTACTGCAGGTTTTGAGAGTGGACATGCTTATGGTAAGGCGCTTCGGACCGTTAAAAGCTGCGTTGGAAGTACCTGGTGTAGGTTTGGGCTGCACGACAGCGTTTCTTTTGCGATAAGGATAGAGGAACGTTACCGTGGGCTCCGCGCGCCACATAAGATCAAATCAGCCGTTAGCGGCTGTATACGTGAGTGTGCCGAGGCTCAGAGTAAGGATTTTGGAATCATTGCGACCGAAAAAGGATGGAACCTCTATGTTTGCGGCAATGGCGGTAGTAAGCCGCAGCACGCGTTATTATTGGCATCGGATATTGATAGCGAAACGTGTATTCGTTATATAGACCGTTTTCTGATGTTCTATATCCGCACTGCAGACCCGCTGACACGAACGGCTACCTGGCTCAACAAAATGGAAGGCGGAATAGATTATCTCAGGAATGTTGTGGTAGGGGATAGTCTGGGGATGGGTGATACGTGGGAGCAGGATATGCAGCTACTCGTCGACAGTTATCGCTGCGAATGGAAAGCAGCTGTCGAAGATCCTGAAATTCGAAAACGCTTTGTTCATTTTGTAAATGCACCTGATGAGAAGGACGATACTGTTCGCTTTGAAAGTTTTCGCGGACAGAAGAAAGCCGCCGATTGGAACATTAGGACTTATTAA
- the nirD gene encoding nitrite reductase small subunit NirD: MSTKIDMQWLKACRIEDAIENGGVCLKLNNEQVALFYFARRNEWYATQNECPHKRQMILSRGMLGSLGETPKVACPFHKKTFALDTGECLSGEECAIKTYPVKVENGSVFIGMTA; the protein is encoded by the coding sequence ATGAGTACGAAAATTGACATGCAATGGCTGAAGGCTTGCCGGATAGAAGATGCCATTGAAAACGGTGGAGTCTGTCTTAAATTAAACAACGAGCAGGTCGCACTATTCTATTTCGCCCGTCGCAACGAGTGGTATGCTACACAGAATGAATGCCCGCACAAGCGGCAGATGATTTTAAGTCGCGGAATGCTGGGGTCTTTGGGAGAAACGCCTAAAGTCGCTTGTCCGTTTCATAAAAAAACCTTTGCCTTAGATACAGGTGAATGTCTTTCGGGAGAAGAATGCGCAATAAAGACCTATCCGGTAAAGGTGGAGAACGGGAGTGTGTTTATCGGAATGACCGCTTAG
- a CDS encoding formate/nitrite transporter family protein: MDYISPKEVASAMMNTAIYKSSLPIKDLLIRGALSGALLAISVTLALLATSQTGLGLVGAFVFPVGFVIIVILGLELVTGSFSLVPLAWFEGKINFKAMVSNLFWVFLGNLLGSVLFAILFWAASTETGQLSQLGNIEHSLMLISEKKTLGYSAHGAAGLFSAFVKAILCNWMVCMGVVMSMTSKSTLGKILAAGIPIFIFFALGYEHAVVNMFVIPAGMMFGAKVTISDWWLCNQLIVTAGNIVGGLLFTGMAIYYTYHQKEKVSTSQT, encoded by the coding sequence ATGGATTATATCAGCCCCAAAGAGGTAGCAAGTGCGATGATGAACACCGCTATCTACAAATCTTCGCTTCCGATCAAAGACCTCTTGATACGGGGAGCGCTGTCAGGTGCCTTACTGGCAATTTCAGTTACTCTTGCCCTATTGGCTACTTCCCAGACCGGGTTGGGTTTAGTTGGTGCATTTGTTTTTCCAGTAGGATTTGTGATTATTGTCATCCTCGGTCTCGAACTGGTGACGGGAAGTTTTTCCTTGGTACCATTGGCGTGGTTTGAAGGAAAGATCAATTTTAAAGCGATGGTCTCAAATCTTTTCTGGGTTTTTCTAGGTAATTTACTGGGTAGTGTACTCTTTGCGATTTTGTTTTGGGCTGCGAGCACGGAGACTGGTCAATTGAGCCAGCTTGGAAACATCGAACATAGTCTGATGCTAATTAGTGAAAAGAAAACACTTGGATACAGCGCCCATGGTGCTGCGGGTTTGTTTTCGGCTTTTGTCAAAGCCATTCTATGTAATTGGATGGTGTGTATGGGTGTGGTGATGTCCATGACATCGAAGTCTACGCTTGGAAAGATATTGGCGGCAGGTATTCCGATCTTTATATTCTTTGCTTTAGGTTATGAGCATGCTGTGGTCAATATGTTTGTGATTCCCGCAGGAATGATGTTTGGAGCAAAAGTAACGATTTCCGACTGGTGGCTGTGCAATCAGCTGATTGTTACGGCTGGGAACATTGTCGGTGGACTGCTCTTTACTGGGATGGCCATTTATTACACGTATCATCAAAAAGAAAAAGTGTCGACTTCGCAAACTTAA
- a CDS encoding Crp/Fnr family transcriptional regulator — protein sequence MKSKKVNTCDHSCLMCRYVLQDWLGQIDLHRKNIKLKKGEQFITEGQSVQGIYFVQSGLVKVHRNLGDKETIVRFAKKGDIVGHRGVSTEQNVYPISATTLKVSQLCFVEMPFFLSTLRINPELSYRLMLFFADELHLSEQKMTQLTQLPVKNRLAWSLLLLHRIFSEEHKDGYIGLSLSKKDLASYVGATYETVYRTLSELIELGAIMMDKKDIFIKNLQLLQDLSEEK from the coding sequence ATGAAATCGAAAAAAGTAAATACCTGCGACCACTCCTGCCTTATGTGCCGTTATGTCTTACAAGACTGGCTCGGACAGATCGACCTTCATCGGAAGAATATCAAATTAAAAAAAGGTGAACAGTTTATCACCGAAGGGCAATCGGTTCAGGGTATTTATTTTGTCCAGTCTGGACTCGTCAAAGTCCATCGCAATCTCGGGGATAAAGAAACCATTGTACGATTTGCAAAAAAAGGAGATATCGTCGGTCATCGTGGGGTCAGTACCGAACAAAATGTGTACCCTATTTCTGCAACAACCCTGAAAGTGTCACAGCTCTGCTTCGTGGAGATGCCGTTCTTCCTGTCCACACTACGCATAAATCCTGAGCTGAGTTACCGGTTGATGTTGTTTTTTGCCGACGAACTACATCTTTCTGAACAAAAGATGACCCAACTGACCCAACTTCCTGTTAAAAATCGCCTTGCCTGGAGCCTATTGTTACTTCACCGTATTTTCAGCGAGGAACATAAGGATGGATATATTGGGTTATCCCTAAGCAAAAAAGACTTAGCATCCTACGTAGGCGCTACGTACGAGACCGTATATCGTACACTGAGCGAACTTATCGAATTAGGAGCCATCATGATGGACAAAAAAGATATTTTTATTAAAAACCTCCAGCTTCTACAGGATCTATCTGAAGAAAAATAG